A genomic segment from Truepera sp. encodes:
- a CDS encoding DUF3248 domain-containing protein, whose product MSDSIHSQLTETLEGLGVEPAKLEELASNLLWRIGRLSDDGPVTVRVGLASSAALFQQLDRLRGASDSEVEAAVNDGSIRVEWVGPRPKGER is encoded by the coding sequence ATGAGCGATTCCATCCATTCACAGTTGACGGAGACCCTGGAAGGGTTGGGCGTCGAGCCGGCCAAACTCGAAGAGCTCGCCTCGAACCTCCTCTGGCGCATCGGTCGCCTGTCGGACGACGGCCCGGTGACGGTACGCGTCGGATTGGCCTCCAGCGCCGCCCTGTTCCAGCAGTTGGACCGACTGCGCGGTGCGTCCGACTCCGAGGTCGAGGCCGCCGTCAACGATGGGAGCATCAGGGTGGAGTGGGTGGGTCCCCGCCCGAAAGGGGAGCGTTGA
- the mnmE gene encoding tRNA uridine-5-carboxymethylaminomethyl(34) synthesis GTPase MnmE, giving the protein MATLPPTDDTIVAIASAPGMGAVGVVRVSGPHAYEVADAVFRPARGPAAGLRPAGRIVYGQVWAGGDPVDEALLLTFRAPRSYTGQDVVELQTHGGPAVLRATLDACLRAGARLAGPGEFTLRAYLAGRIDLVQAESVMDVVEAQTDASRRNAAFGLSGALGARLGAVQTDVLQAYAAVQAAFDYPDEGVPDHDLVEPLARAAADLRALLATAEAGRLSRQGARLALLGRPNVGKSSLLNALLGYARSLVSDVPGTTRDYLEAPLTLGGLPVVAIDTAGIRTAGDHIEASGVELARRIGEQADLRLVLLDGSEPLAQADRELLAELSPDRTLIVVTKQDLGEAWPLEDLPAKAWAGGVLRLSSRTGRGLDGLREAVALSLIGSAAGAEVWIGNERHVAALEGTLEAVERSALRAAEGRHDLAALDLQEALEELGAVTGRRSVTDETLASIFARFCVGK; this is encoded by the coding sequence GTGGCAACGCTCCCTCCTACCGACGACACCATCGTCGCCATCGCCAGCGCGCCAGGCATGGGGGCGGTCGGCGTCGTGCGGGTCTCCGGGCCCCACGCCTACGAGGTCGCCGACGCCGTGTTCCGGCCCGCCCGGGGGCCCGCGGCCGGCCTGCGCCCAGCCGGGCGCATCGTCTACGGGCAAGTGTGGGCCGGTGGTGACCCGGTGGACGAGGCCCTGCTTCTCACCTTCCGCGCGCCGCGCTCCTACACGGGCCAGGACGTGGTCGAGCTTCAGACGCACGGGGGTCCGGCCGTGCTCCGCGCCACCCTGGACGCATGCCTGCGAGCCGGCGCCCGGCTCGCAGGCCCTGGCGAGTTCACGCTGCGCGCCTACCTCGCCGGGCGCATAGACCTGGTCCAGGCCGAAAGCGTGATGGACGTAGTCGAGGCCCAGACCGACGCATCGCGCCGCAACGCGGCGTTCGGGTTGAGCGGGGCGCTGGGCGCGCGCCTGGGCGCCGTGCAGACCGACGTGCTGCAGGCCTACGCGGCCGTCCAAGCGGCCTTCGACTACCCCGACGAGGGCGTGCCGGATCACGACCTCGTCGAGCCGTTGGCCCGCGCCGCCGCCGACCTGCGGGCGCTGCTCGCCACCGCCGAGGCGGGCCGCCTCAGCCGCCAGGGAGCGCGACTCGCGTTGCTCGGGCGGCCCAACGTCGGCAAGTCGAGCCTGCTCAACGCGCTGCTCGGGTACGCCCGCTCCTTGGTGAGCGACGTGCCCGGAACCACCCGCGACTACTTGGAGGCACCCCTCACCCTGGGCGGCCTGCCGGTGGTGGCGATCGACACGGCAGGTATCAGGACGGCCGGCGACCACATCGAGGCGAGCGGCGTGGAACTAGCCCGCCGGATCGGCGAGCAGGCCGACCTTCGGCTGGTGCTACTCGACGGCTCCGAGCCGCTGGCTCAGGCGGACCGCGAGCTCCTGGCGGAACTGTCACCGGACCGGACGCTGATCGTCGTCACGAAGCAGGACCTGGGCGAGGCGTGGCCCCTCGAGGACCTACCCGCCAAGGCTTGGGCGGGCGGGGTGTTGCGGCTGTCGTCTCGAACGGGCAGGGGGCTGGATGGCCTGAGGGAGGCGGTCGCCCTTAGCCTGATAGGATCTGCCGCCGGCGCCGAGGTCTGGATCGGGAACGAGCGGCACGTGGCGGCCCTCGAGGGGACCCTAGAGGCGGTCGAGCGGTCGGCACTGCGGGCGGCCGAGGGGCGCCACGACCTGGCGGCGCTCGACCTGCAGGAGGCTCTCGAGGAGTTGGGGGCGGTCACCGGCCGCCGGAGCGTGACGGACGAGACGCTGGCCAGCATCTTCGCGCGCTTCTGCGTGGGCAAGTGA
- a CDS encoding patatin-like phospholipase family protein — protein sequence MERPGRHISVGLVLSGGGARGFAHIGVLRALERAGAKFDVVAGTSMGAILGAIYARGASADDLYELAKHTAWRDVVDLSLKTALLKGDRLGAFLAEVLPATFEELELPLAVVATDIESGEEVVMSDGDLVSAVRASASFPGAFEPVHVGGRTLADGGIVNNLPVNAAGWLGANRVIASDVTPPRKSVYLSPDEDDSSWWERMVATVKLERRNPMAQMLFRSSDIQQAILVDINASIHPADLRIRMAMPHFRVESFLSFEEIVLEGERAAEAALEAAGGWPAVLEAYTRDRSARARSQAQGVDEESGAPADSKARFDSGVTVMKSTLARVVGRGAKKS from the coding sequence ATGGAACGTCCAGGACGTCATATCTCCGTTGGCCTGGTGCTCTCCGGCGGCGGCGCCCGGGGCTTCGCCCACATCGGCGTGCTGCGAGCCCTCGAACGCGCGGGCGCCAAGTTCGACGTGGTGGCCGGCACGTCAATGGGCGCCATACTGGGGGCCATCTATGCCCGCGGCGCGAGCGCGGACGACCTCTACGAGCTGGCCAAGCACACCGCGTGGCGTGACGTCGTGGACCTTTCGCTCAAGACGGCCCTGCTGAAGGGCGACCGCCTCGGGGCCTTCCTTGCCGAGGTGCTGCCGGCCACCTTCGAGGAGCTCGAGCTCCCGCTGGCCGTGGTCGCCACCGACATAGAGTCCGGCGAGGAGGTGGTCATGAGCGATGGCGACCTGGTGAGCGCCGTGCGTGCCTCGGCCTCCTTCCCCGGCGCGTTCGAGCCGGTCCACGTCGGGGGGCGCACCCTGGCGGACGGCGGCATCGTCAACAACCTCCCGGTCAACGCCGCAGGCTGGTTGGGCGCCAACCGCGTCATCGCCTCCGACGTGACGCCGCCGCGCAAGTCCGTCTACCTGTCGCCGGACGAAGACGACAGCAGCTGGTGGGAGCGCATGGTGGCCACCGTCAAGCTGGAGCGCCGCAACCCCATGGCCCAGATGCTCTTCCGCTCCTCCGACATCCAGCAGGCGATCTTGGTCGACATAAACGCCAGCATCCACCCCGCCGACCTCCGCATCCGCATGGCCATGCCGCACTTCCGCGTCGAGTCGTTCTTGAGCTTCGAGGAGATCGTCCTCGAGGGCGAGAGGGCCGCGGAGGCGGCGTTGGAGGCGGCCGGCGGCTGGCCGGCAGTGCTGGAGGCGTACACGCGGGACAGGTCCGCTCGAGCCAGGTCGCAGGCTCAGGGTGTCGATGAGGAGTCCGGGGCGCCTGCCGACTCCAAGGCCCGCTTCGACTCGGGCGTGACGGTCATGAAGAGCACCCTGGCCCGCGTCGTCGGGCGCGGCGCCAAGAAGAGCTAG
- the truA gene encoding tRNA pseudouridine(38-40) synthase TruA: protein MPGAPRGDAAGEPTRRLRLTLEFDGTGFSGWQRQAGGERTVQATTEEAFAALPGRHSAVLAAGRTDAGVHALAMVAHVDTTSQIPEEKLRLALNAHLPADLKVLAVADAQADFEAQFDCRYRRYLYRMRVMRGDPRGMAIHRHRLLAVHWHPDVAAMQAAAGHLLGTHDFASFATQETRKTVRTVHLCELREEHGELRLHVAADGFLRNMIRTVVGTLLWVGRGTLSPDEVPDLLAARDRRRAGHNVGPQGLYFVEAGYSSWDLAASERAVSDLVV from the coding sequence ATGCCGGGCGCGCCGCGCGGGGATGCCGCGGGGGAGCCCACGCGGCGCCTCCGGCTGACCCTGGAGTTCGACGGCACCGGCTTCTCCGGCTGGCAGCGCCAGGCCGGTGGCGAACGAACGGTCCAGGCCACCACGGAGGAGGCGTTCGCCGCCCTTCCGGGCCGGCACTCTGCCGTCCTGGCGGCGGGCCGCACCGACGCGGGCGTGCACGCCCTGGCCATGGTGGCGCACGTCGACACGACCTCGCAGATCCCCGAGGAGAAGCTGCGCCTCGCACTCAACGCCCACCTGCCGGCCGACCTGAAGGTGCTGGCGGTGGCCGACGCGCAGGCGGATTTCGAGGCCCAGTTCGACTGCCGCTACCGGCGTTACCTCTACCGCATGCGCGTCATGCGCGGCGACCCTCGAGGCATGGCGATCCACCGTCACCGGTTACTGGCGGTTCATTGGCACCCCGACGTGGCGGCCATGCAGGCCGCCGCCGGTCACCTGCTCGGCACGCACGACTTCGCGAGCTTCGCCACTCAGGAAACGCGCAAGACCGTACGCACCGTGCACCTCTGCGAGCTCAGGGAGGAGCACGGGGAGCTGCGCCTTCACGTGGCCGCCGACGGCTTCTTGCGCAACATGATCAGGACCGTGGTCGGGACCCTCCTATGGGTGGGGCGGGGAACGCTCTCGCCGGACGAAGTTCCTGACCTCCTGGCGGCCCGCGACCGCAGGCGCGCCGGGCACAACGTCGGCCCGCAGGGCCTCTACTTCGTGGAGGCCGGCTACTCGTCATGGGACCTCGCGGCGTCCGAGCGCGCCGTTTCCGACCTGGTCGTTTGA
- the pgl gene encoding 6-phosphogluconolactonase, which translates to MAEAEIMLVEDVTAAALREVTHGVLEGVAQRGRAAIVLSGGSTPLPLYGRLAETELPWERVHVFWGDERFVELSDANSNAGAAMRALLDRVSVPESQIHPWPILQTPAASAAAYHGVLERALGPDPVFDVTLLGLGDDGHTASLFPGTGDALRTEPTFATTAPAGAAVRDRLTLGAKALSSSRLVIFLVTGAAKVPALRATFGPDAPALPRGEPLPAATARELDAHPARAVTARERLLLITDQGF; encoded by the coding sequence ATGGCCGAAGCGGAGATCATGCTGGTAGAAGACGTCACCGCCGCCGCTCTTCGCGAAGTGACCCACGGCGTGCTGGAGGGCGTGGCGCAGCGTGGCCGGGCCGCCATAGTGCTGTCCGGGGGCAGCACACCCCTACCGCTTTACGGGCGGCTGGCCGAAACCGAGCTGCCGTGGGAACGCGTGCACGTCTTCTGGGGTGACGAGCGCTTCGTCGAACTCAGCGACGCCAACAGCAACGCCGGCGCGGCCATGAGGGCGCTTCTCGACCGCGTGAGCGTGCCGGAATCGCAGATCCACCCCTGGCCCATCCTGCAGACGCCGGCGGCGTCCGCGGCCGCCTACCACGGGGTGCTGGAACGAGCGCTCGGCCCCGATCCGGTCTTCGACGTGACGCTGCTGGGCCTGGGCGACGACGGTCATACGGCGAGCCTCTTCCCGGGCACCGGCGACGCCCTCCGGACGGAACCGACCTTCGCGACGACGGCCCCGGCAGGCGCCGCCGTACGCGACCGCCTGACGCTGGGAGCGAAGGCCCTTAGCAGTAGCCGCCTGGTCATCTTCCTCGTCACGGGCGCGGCCAAGGTTCCGGCGCTCCGCGCGACCTTCGGTCCGGACGCGCCCGCCTTGCCGCGTGGGGAGCCGCTACCCGCCGCCACCGCGCGCGAGCTGGACGCTCACCCGGCGCGGGCCGTGACGGCCCGGGAACGCCTGCTGCTGATCACCGACCAAGGCTTCTAG
- a CDS encoding HDIG domain-containing protein — protein MTHTREDALSLMEEWTASQSLRKHMLAVEAAVVAYAEKYGEDVNAWAVAALLHDFDYERYPNPDRGREGHPWVGVRELESRGYPGPVLDAILGHADYTGVARESLLAKVLFACDELTGLITAAVLVRPDKDIAGLKLSSLKKKLKDKAFARGVNRDDVRQGAEELGVDLEEHMQFVLNAMQARARELGLDGSLAS, from the coding sequence ATGACCCACACGCGCGAGGATGCCCTGAGCCTCATGGAAGAGTGGACCGCCTCCCAGAGCCTGCGCAAGCACATGTTGGCGGTCGAAGCAGCGGTCGTGGCCTACGCGGAGAAGTACGGCGAGGACGTGAACGCCTGGGCCGTCGCCGCCCTCTTGCACGATTTCGACTACGAGCGCTACCCGAACCCGGACCGGGGCCGCGAGGGCCACCCGTGGGTAGGCGTGCGGGAACTGGAATCACGCGGCTATCCGGGGCCGGTTCTCGACGCCATACTCGGCCACGCCGATTACACGGGGGTGGCTCGTGAGTCGCTGCTGGCGAAGGTGCTGTTCGCTTGCGACGAGCTGACGGGGCTGATCACGGCCGCCGTGCTCGTGAGGCCCGACAAGGACATCGCCGGCCTCAAGCTCTCCAGCCTCAAGAAGAAGCTCAAGGACAAGGCTTTCGCGCGCGGCGTGAACCGAGACGACGTGCGGCAGGGCGCGGAAGAACTGGGCGTCGACCTGGAGGAACACATGCAGTTCGTGCTGAACGCGATGCAGGCGCGGGCACGTGAATTAGGCCTGGACGGCTCGCTCGCGAGTTAG
- a CDS encoding DUF1999 family protein — MSIRVRPLLEADLEPLAVIDTGYAAAHSLPPAVSLATLRFFERSGHSFVAERVDDDGLARPTGYLLAQAIWTGDSPTVHALRLAVDDVAAAEARVALVRALVKSAYDAGVYQLLFRTPGTDESLRDALQAEGYLPDDHVTLELVLGSRASEWAERLRAR, encoded by the coding sequence ATGAGCATACGTGTCCGGCCGCTCCTGGAAGCGGACCTGGAGCCTCTGGCGGTTATCGACACTGGTTACGCGGCGGCGCACAGCCTGCCACCCGCCGTAAGCCTGGCCACGCTGCGCTTCTTCGAGCGCAGCGGGCACTCGTTCGTGGCGGAGCGGGTGGACGACGACGGCCTCGCCAGGCCCACCGGCTACTTGTTGGCGCAGGCCATCTGGACGGGCGACAGCCCGACCGTCCACGCGCTGAGGCTCGCCGTCGACGATGTCGCCGCCGCCGAAGCGCGTGTCGCGCTGGTGAGGGCACTGGTCAAGAGCGCCTACGATGCGGGCGTCTACCAACTGCTCTTCCGCACCCCCGGCACCGACGAGTCACTCCGCGACGCCCTGCAGGCCGAGGGCTACCTTCCCGACGACCATGTGACGCTCGAGCTCGTGCTGGGCTCGC
- a CDS encoding phosphatase PAP2 family protein, producing MDIILALQRLASPALDRVMLLVTDLGSQEAYTVLLVFAYLAVDAAFGRRLGIVFLAGAFINELIKGAVQEPRPFEVNPAVARTSAALETAPGSSFPSGHAQQAALFWGLAAVHFRRAWFWVLAAVVVALVSVSRVYLGVHYPADVLAGLGLGVAVLLASLLLRRLAFEPGKAVIVVLGLALPLALHLFINTPNSHVYLAALSAFAVGPEIVTHRASGDVVTRLLMGVLGVVLVGAVMGLTSAVMPEELKRALLPSYLRYLVIGLTGTLLAPLACRALRLSGGPAVAAGSARRY from the coding sequence GTGGACATCATCCTTGCGCTGCAGCGCCTCGCGTCTCCCGCGTTGGACCGCGTGATGCTCCTGGTGACCGACCTCGGCTCCCAGGAGGCCTACACCGTTTTGCTCGTCTTCGCCTACCTGGCGGTGGACGCCGCGTTCGGCCGCCGCTTGGGAATCGTGTTCCTCGCCGGAGCGTTCATCAACGAGTTGATCAAGGGCGCAGTCCAGGAGCCGAGGCCGTTCGAAGTGAACCCCGCGGTGGCTCGCACCAGCGCGGCTCTCGAGACGGCGCCGGGCAGCTCGTTCCCGTCGGGCCATGCCCAGCAGGCGGCGCTGTTCTGGGGCCTGGCGGCGGTGCACTTCAGGCGCGCGTGGTTCTGGGTGCTCGCGGCCGTGGTGGTAGCCCTCGTTTCGGTGTCGCGGGTCTACCTCGGTGTGCATTACCCTGCGGACGTCTTGGCCGGTTTGGGTCTCGGCGTCGCGGTGCTGCTGGCGTCCCTGCTCCTGCGGCGACTCGCGTTCGAGCCGGGCAAGGCCGTCATCGTCGTGCTGGGCCTGGCGCTGCCGCTGGCGCTTCACCTGTTCATCAACACACCCAACTCGCACGTTTACCTGGCCGCCCTGTCGGCCTTCGCCGTTGGCCCCGAGATCGTCACTCACCGCGCCAGTGGCGACGTCGTCACGCGGCTCCTCATGGGGGTCTTGGGCGTGGTGCTGGTGGGCGCCGTGATGGGCCTCACGTCGGCGGTCATGCCGGAGGAACTGAAGCGGGCGCTGCTGCCCTCGTACCTGCGCTACCTGGTGATCGGCCTGACGGGCACGCTCCTCGCGCCGCTCGCCTGCCGCGCCCTGCGGCTCAGCGGTGGCCCCGCAGTCGCCGCCGGCAGCGCCCGGCGCTACTGA
- a CDS encoding trypsin-like peptidase domain-containing protein has translation MRNRRLITILGIGVLLAAGAALWLPGRPVVAQSTSYQAASALLQDEQNTVDIVNKWGPSVVAINVEVRGSRVSQYQDILPFLPPQFRDMFPPSGTQVEQSSGSGFVVGTNEIVTNYHVVKDALVQNGVETADGATIKVVFANVDDEYDAKVVGADPDYDVALLQLTDGSKVPSDAQPLELADSTKLQVGQKVIAIGNPFGLQSSVSQGIVSGIGRELQSIGQIEIPMVQTDAAINPGNSGGPLLDSAGRLVGVNTMIVPGMTSAGSAGNIGIGFAVPSELLSEALPLMRQGGLVGVFAQNLAVANGPRIGVQIVAAKDFPAEARKALNMPDTGLVIFAVEPGSPAAEAGLQGPTFEANIGGKSFPAGGDIIMKADGHDLTTGADIQKLLVGAKAGDVMTLEVWNNGATRTVKVTLAVVPPSGSN, from the coding sequence GTGCGAAACCGTCGTTTGATCACCATCCTAGGCATCGGGGTCCTGCTGGCCGCCGGTGCCGCACTCTGGCTGCCCGGCCGCCCGGTCGTGGCGCAGTCCACCAGCTACCAGGCCGCCTCGGCCCTGCTGCAAGACGAGCAGAACACCGTCGACATCGTCAACAAGTGGGGGCCGAGCGTGGTGGCCATCAACGTCGAGGTGCGGGGTTCCAGGGTGAGCCAGTACCAGGACATCCTCCCGTTCCTTCCCCCACAGTTCCGCGACATGTTCCCGCCTTCGGGCACGCAGGTCGAGCAGAGCAGCGGCTCCGGCTTCGTGGTGGGCACCAACGAGATCGTCACCAACTATCACGTGGTGAAGGACGCCCTCGTGCAGAACGGCGTCGAGACGGCCGACGGCGCCACCATCAAGGTCGTGTTCGCCAACGTCGACGACGAGTACGACGCCAAGGTGGTGGGCGCCGATCCCGACTACGACGTCGCGCTCCTGCAGTTGACCGACGGCAGCAAGGTGCCGAGCGACGCCCAGCCCCTCGAGCTCGCCGACAGCACCAAACTTCAGGTCGGGCAGAAGGTGATCGCGATAGGCAACCCCTTCGGCCTGCAGTCGAGCGTCTCGCAGGGCATCGTCTCGGGCATCGGCCGTGAGCTGCAGTCGATCGGCCAGATCGAGATCCCGATGGTCCAGACCGACGCCGCCATCAACCCCGGCAACTCCGGTGGCCCGTTGCTCGACTCCGCCGGCCGGCTCGTGGGCGTGAACACCATGATCGTGCCGGGCATGACCAGCGCCGGGAGCGCCGGCAACATCGGGATCGGGTTCGCCGTTCCCAGCGAGCTCCTCTCCGAGGCGCTTCCGCTCATGCGGCAGGGCGGCCTCGTGGGCGTCTTCGCCCAGAACCTCGCCGTGGCCAACGGTCCTCGCATCGGCGTCCAGATAGTGGCGGCCAAGGACTTCCCGGCGGAAGCCCGAAAGGCCCTCAACATGCCCGACACCGGACTGGTGATCTTCGCGGTCGAGCCGGGTAGCCCCGCGGCGGAGGCCGGCCTGCAAGGCCCGACCTTCGAGGCGAACATCGGAGGCAAGTCGTTCCCGGCAGGCGGCGACATCATCATGAAGGCCGACGGTCACGACCTCACGACCGGCGCCGACATCCAGAAGCTGCTGGTTGGCGCCAAGGCCGGTGACGTCATGACGCTCGAGGTCTGGAACAACGGCGCCACGCGGACGGTCAAGGTGACCCTGGCCGTGGTACCACCCAGCGGGTCCAACTGA
- a CDS encoding DUF368 domain-containing protein, which translates to MRDHEAAASTPENPSEAKAAQDRPPLVAALSNYLKGVAMGSADLIPGVSGGTVALIVGVYGRLLAALAALSSKEFLRPLSRGRLGEAFRAADVGFLFTLAAGIATAFALLSRVVGNLLANYPGFVLAFFLGLVVASAVVVGRHVDRWRPGAFLALILGAGTGLFIVTLAPIDTPGSAPFLFLSGFLAICAMVLPGVSGAFILVLLGKYDLALHGLSHLDLGIVVPIGLGAIVGLLSFARLLANLLKRHHDPMVAALTGFIAGSLYKVWPFLDPSGAAAWPWSTGNWQGALLMSALVLAGALVVLGLERLTASERRLLPSSRSSFSSRPGFTPRR; encoded by the coding sequence GTGCGGGACCACGAGGCGGCTGCGTCGACACCCGAAAACCCGAGCGAGGCCAAGGCGGCGCAGGACCGGCCGCCGCTTGTCGCTGCCCTGAGCAACTACCTCAAAGGCGTGGCCATGGGTAGCGCCGACCTCATCCCCGGCGTTAGCGGGGGGACGGTCGCGCTGATCGTGGGGGTGTACGGCCGCCTGCTGGCGGCCCTGGCTGCACTCTCGAGCAAAGAGTTCTTGCGGCCCTTGTCTCGCGGGCGGCTCGGCGAGGCGTTCCGCGCCGCGGACGTCGGGTTCCTGTTCACCCTCGCGGCGGGTATCGCCACGGCGTTCGCCCTCCTGTCCCGAGTCGTAGGGAACCTGTTGGCCAACTATCCCGGCTTCGTGTTGGCGTTCTTCCTCGGCCTGGTGGTCGCCTCGGCGGTCGTCGTCGGGCGCCACGTCGACCGCTGGCGCCCCGGCGCCTTCCTGGCGCTCATCCTGGGTGCCGGAACCGGACTGTTCATAGTCACGTTGGCGCCCATCGACACGCCCGGCAGCGCACCGTTCTTGTTCCTCTCCGGCTTCCTGGCGATCTGCGCCATGGTCCTCCCTGGAGTCTCCGGCGCGTTCATCCTCGTCCTGCTCGGCAAGTACGACCTCGCCTTGCATGGGCTCTCACACCTCGACCTCGGCATCGTCGTGCCGATAGGGCTCGGGGCGATCGTCGGGCTGCTGTCGTTCGCGCGCCTGCTGGCCAACCTCCTGAAACGCCACCACGATCCGATGGTCGCGGCCCTGACCGGCTTCATCGCGGGGAGCCTCTACAAGGTCTGGCCGTTCCTCGACCCCTCCGGCGCCGCGGCCTGGCCCTGGTCCACCGGGAACTGGCAGGGCGCGCTACTCATGAGCGCCCTCGTGCTGGCGGGCGCGCTCGTCGTCTTGGGACTCGAGCGCCTCACCGCGAGCGAGCGCAGATTGTTACCTTCTTCACGAAGCTCATTCTCATCACGGCCAGGTTTCACGCCCCGGCGCTAG
- the lepB gene encoding signal peptidase I, giving the protein MTKRPILAVLLGLALGVLLSQFAVTLMRVDGVSMQPTLQDRNVVVVLRPQLHRLLEALGAARAASAEGTVLVLLDPLTAPQRSGTAWRDFLERVREPLLVKRVVAGPGETVAYRDGERFLDGSPAPEPWLPPDERGHFRTDATRVGVGEVFVLGDDRLPLASRDSRTFGPVSLASVRGQVVARLRWPRQDGTWLWPFAAVR; this is encoded by the coding sequence TTGACCAAACGACCGATCCTCGCCGTCCTGTTGGGCCTGGCGTTGGGCGTGCTGCTAAGCCAGTTCGCGGTGACACTGATGCGAGTCGACGGGGTGAGCATGCAGCCGACGTTGCAAGACCGCAACGTCGTGGTCGTCCTGCGGCCACAACTCCACCGGCTCCTCGAGGCGCTGGGCGCGGCGCGGGCGGCGTCCGCGGAAGGAACCGTCCTGGTGCTGCTGGACCCGCTGACCGCGCCCCAGCGAAGCGGGACGGCGTGGCGCGATTTCCTCGAGCGCGTCCGTGAGCCCCTACTGGTGAAACGCGTCGTGGCCGGTCCTGGCGAGACGGTGGCGTACCGAGACGGTGAACGGTTCCTGGACGGCTCCCCCGCCCCCGAGCCCTGGTTGCCGCCCGACGAGCGCGGCCACTTCCGGACGGACGCCACGCGCGTGGGCGTTGGGGAGGTGTTCGTGCTTGGCGACGACCGCTTGCCGCTGGCCAGCCGCGACTCGCGTACGTTCGGACCCGTCAGCCTGGCTTCGGTGCGCGGTCAGGTGGTCGCCCGGCTGCGGTGGCCACGTCAAGACGGCACCTGGCTTTGGCCCTTCGCGGCCGTTCGCTGA
- a CDS encoding DUF3809 family protein, with product MTTRALGARSADDDAGWLRLDHEIAFSLGVALPHAQALDFVRDVELSLRHADFLANLRVTGGEVPTVSAELPVDGGPFGVRTLPFESVVEVTPYGARLVPRRLELGGDGWAEVRGEAKVLTVAGSRPGTSLDYAFDITLHLATPSAERWGTQALLKMVELTASTVLRKVAGRFPRALEASAAEASRAARVSRVPGE from the coding sequence TTGACGACCAGGGCGCTGGGGGCTCGCTCGGCCGACGACGACGCCGGCTGGCTGCGCCTCGACCACGAGATCGCGTTCAGCCTCGGCGTCGCGCTGCCTCACGCCCAGGCTCTCGACTTCGTGCGTGACGTCGAGCTCTCCTTACGCCACGCGGACTTCCTCGCCAACCTCAGGGTGACTGGCGGGGAGGTCCCTACGGTGAGCGCCGAGTTGCCCGTCGACGGCGGCCCGTTCGGCGTCCGCACCCTGCCGTTCGAGAGCGTCGTCGAGGTCACGCCGTATGGCGCCCGCCTCGTGCCGCGCCGACTCGAGTTGGGCGGCGACGGCTGGGCCGAGGTGAGGGGCGAGGCCAAGGTGCTCACGGTAGCGGGATCTCGGCCCGGAACCAGCCTCGACTACGCCTTCGACATCACCTTGCACCTCGCGACGCCCAGCGCGGAGCGGTGGGGCACTCAGGCGCTCTTGAAGATGGTGGAGCTGACCGCGTCCACGGTGCTGCGCAAGGTCGCTGGTCGCTTCCCCCGCGCTCTGGAGGCTTCCGCCGCGGAGGCTTCCCGCGCCGCTCGGGTCTCGCGCGTCCCCGGCGAGTGA